The following DNA comes from Candidatus Binatus sp..
TTATAAGCAGCCCGCGATGGCGCGGTGGAAACCAAAAAAATTGTCCGCCCCGCGAGCTGCCAATCCCGGAACCTCAAGATGACCACCGCGTCCAGCCCAGCCCCCGGTTTCCTTCGCCCGAAAATTCTGCTGATCGCCGCCGCCGCAATCGCGATCCTCTACGGTGCGCATCGCATCGGCGCCGGACCGTGGCTGACGAACGCGCTTGACTGGATTGCCGGGCTGGGTGCGCTGGCGCCGGTCGCGTTCATCGCAATCTACATCGCGGCGTGCGTCGCGCTGCTTCCGGGGTCGATCCTCACGATTGGCGCCGGCGTGATTTTCGGCGTGGTGCGCGGATCGATCTACGTTTCGATCGCCGCGACGCTCGGCGCCACGGCGGCTTTTCTCGTGGGCCGTTACCTTGCGCGCGACTGGGTGAGCGCGAGACTCGAAGGCAACGCGAAGTTCAAAGCGATCGACGAAGCGGTCGGGGTGGAAGGATGGAAGATAGTTGTCCTGACGCGGCTGTCTCCCGTGTTTCCGTTCAACCTGCTCAACTATGCCTACGGGCTGACGCGCGTGACGCTGTGCGACTACTTTTTTGCGTCGTGGGCCGGGATGATTCCCGGCACAATTCTCTACGTGTATATCGGCTCGCTGAGCGGCGACCTCGCGCGCGCGGCCGGGGGCAGCGCCCGGCGCACGCCCGCCGGATGGGCGCTCTCCGCGGTCGGATTCATCGCGACGGTCGCGGTCGTCGTGTACGCAACGCGAATCGGCGCCCGGGCGCTCCGCGAAAAGACCTAGCCAGGGGACACATCGATGGAATCGCACGCGCTGAAGCATGAGCCGCTCGACGCTTACAACCTCGCGCTGACTGAAAATCTGCATCCCGCCGCATGGATCAACCCCGAGCCCGCGCGCCGCTACAACATGGTGGTGATCGGAGCCGGCCCCGCGGGTCTCGTGATCGCTGCGGGCGCCGCCATTTTGGGCGCGAAGGTTGCGCTGGTCGAGCGTGACCTGATGGGTGGCGATTGCCTGAACTTCGGATGCGTTCCGTCCAAGGCGCTGATCCGCTCGGCGCGAGCGGCCGCCGCAGTTCGCGACGCGGGCCGCTTTGGCGTCGAGGTCCCGGCGGGTGTGCGGGTAAATTTTCAGGCCGTGATGGAGCGGATGCGCAGGCTGCGCGCCGAACTCAGCCCGACCGACTCCGCCAATCGATTTCGCTCCCTGGGCGTCGACGTGTTTATCGGCGACGGTCGTTTCACCGGGCCTGACTGCGTAGAGGTGGACGGCAGGAAGCTTCGTTTCAGAAAGGCCGCGATCGCCACGGGAGCGCGCGCCGCCGCGATCCCGATACCGGGCCTTGCAGCGGCCGGCTATCTGACCAACGAGACGGTTTTTTCGCTGACCGAGTTGCCGCGGCGAATCGCCGTGATTGGCGCCGGGCCGATCGGATGCGAACTTGCGCAGACGTTTGCGCGATTCGGCGCGCAGGTCACCATCCTCGAAGTCGCCCCGCAAATCCTGATTCGCGAGGATCGCGACGCCGCAGAGCGGGTCGAGCGCGCTATCGTCCGCGACGGCGTGGAAATCATCACCGGATGCAGGATTTCCGGCGTCGAATTGCGCGGCAATGAAAAAATAATCGCGACCCAGCGCGCCGGCATCAGCCGCGAGATTATCGCCGACGAGATTTTGATCGGCGTCGGGCGGGTCCCCGCGGTCGAGGGGTTGAATCTCGAAGCCGCGATGATCGAATACGACCGGCAAAACGGCGTGAAGGTCGATGACTACCTGCGCACGACCAATCCGATAGTGTACGCCGCCGGCGACGTCGCATCGCCATACAAGTTTACTCACTTGGCCGACGCGCACGCGCGAATCATACTCCGCAACGCACTGTTCTTCGGACTTAAGCGCGCCAGCCGGCTGACTATTCCATGGTGTACCTATACCGATCCTGAAATAGCGCACGTCGGACTATACGAGGCCGAGGCGAAGCAGCGCGGAATCACGGTCGCGACCTATACCCAGGAACTGGCCGAGGTCGATCGCGCGGTGCTGGACGGAGAAACCGACGGCTTCGTGAAGCTGCACGTCCGCCAGGGGAGCGATCGGATCGTCGGTGCGACGGTGGTCGCGAGCCACGCGGGCGAGATTATCTCGGAACTCACGGCCGCGATCGCCGCAGGCGTCGGATTGGGCCGCCTCGGTGACGTGATCCATCCATACCCGACCCAGGCCGACGCGATCCGCCGCGCCGCGGGACTCTACACGCGCACGCGGCTCACGCCACTGGTCGCGGGACTGATGAAGCGCTGGCTCGCTCTTGCGCGATGAGCGGCGGATTCCGGATCAGTTGCGGAGTCACCGCAGGCGCAGGTTGAATGCCTGACGGTCCTTCTCGCCCGGACGGACGTCGAACTGAACTTCGTTGCCCTCGCGCAGGTCGTCGAAATAGACCTTGGGCGACAGCGCCGAGCGATGAAAGAAAACTTCGTCGCCGCCGTCGTCCGCGATGATGAAGCCGAAGCCCTTGTCCTTGACTACCTTCTTGATTGTGCCAAACACGCGATCCTCCGCCGAACGATATTGCGCCGCCGCCTTGAGCTTACGACGCCGGCGATTTAAGTAAAGAGCCTGCTCGCACGAGGCGCGCCCATGCTCAAGGCCGTAACGCTGAAGGAAATTGAAAAAATCTTCGCGGTGATTGAACCGATGGGAATTTCGCGCGAGGCGGTTGTGATTCCGCTGCGCACCGCGCATCCGGGGCGCGTCTCGATTTTGAAAGGCGGCAAGTTGGAGATAGTCGTCGAGCGCGACGGTGACTTCGACGATTGGATCACTCGACTCGAGGCGCGGATTCGCGACCTGACGAAGCCGGAGACGGACTAAGCTCGATCAGCACCGCGCCGTGATCGACCATCTGACCCTCCTCGACGCGAACATGTTTCACCATCGCCGCGCTCTCGGCGGCGAGCGTGGTTTCCATTTTCATCGCTTCGATCACGACCAGCGCCTGTCCGGCCTCGACCAGGTCGCCATCGCGCACCATCAGCTTGAGCACCTTGCCGGGCATCGGCGCGATGATTTCCGGCGCTGCGAGCCCGCGCGCGCGGCGCCGGAAAGCCGCTTCCGCGGGCATGAACTCGAAGGACGCGGGACCGACTGAAACGAGTATCGAATCCTTTCGCCGCGCGCCGAAAATTAGGTAGCGCCGGCCGTCGATCGTAAGCACCCCGCCGCCGTCCGCATTGGCCGTGAACTCCGCGGCGAGTTGCCGGTCTCCGATGCGGACGCGAATCGTGCTGCCGTCGCGCGAGATCACTTCGGCGTCGATCTCGCGCGAGTCGCCCACGCGCGTGAGCTTCATCGCCGCGATCCCCACAGCTCGAAGTTTTTGAGATCGTCCCACGGCGAACGGCGCTCAGCGCCGGCCGGCAACGCAGCGCCGTCTGACGGGATATCGCCCATCGCGCCGCCGCCGGTAATCGCCGCCGCCACAATTGCCGCATCGATTTCAGACTTGCCGATCTCCCACCCTGAAAAGAATGAGTCGATGAAGCGCGTGGAGAGTTTCGCGTCGCGAAATTGCCCGCTCGCTACGATATCGCGCAGGTAGGCGGCGTTGTTCGTCACGCCAAGCAAGGCGAACTCGTCGAGCGCATTGACCAGCCTGCCGCGCGCCTCCTCGCGATTGGCGCCGTAGCAGATCAGCTTGCCGAGCAGACCGTCGTACCACGGCGTCACTTCGGCGCCGCGCGCCAGATGCGAGTCGAAGCGCACGCCCGGTCCGCCGGGGACGCTCAGATGAAGCACGGTTCCGGTCGCGGGCCGGAAGTCATGCTCGGGATCCTCGGCGTTGATTCGGCATTCGATCGCCGCGCCGCGCGGGGCCGCCGGCACCGGCGCCTTGCCGCCCGACGCGATCCGCAATTGCTCGCATACCAGGTCGCACCCAAAGCGCATCTCGGTCACGGGATGCTCGACTTGCAGGCGCGCATTGACTTCGAGGAAGTAGAAGTTGTCGCCCTCGACCAGAAACTCGGCGGTGCCGGCGTTGGTGTAGCGCGCCGCGCGCGCGAGTTTCAGCGCCGCGTCGATTATTTTCGCGCGCATTTGATCGGTGAGTCCGGGCGCCGGCGACTCCTCGATAATCTTCTGATGCCGCCGCTGGATGGAGCAATCACGCTCGCCGAAAGCGGCCACGGCGCCGTGATCGTCGCCGAGAAACTGTATTTCGATATGGCGCGGATACGCGAGATATTTTTCGACGAATATCCGCCCGTCGCCGAACGCCGCCGCGGCTTCGCGCGCGGCCGCTCCCAGCGCGCTCTCGAGTTGCGCGGCTTGCGCAACCACACGCATCCCGCGTCCGCCTCCGCCTGCCGCAGCCTTGACCACAAGCGGGTAGCCCACGAGCGCGGCAAACTCGCGCGTCGCGGAAATTTCCGCGGCTTCGATTCCCGGCACCACCGGAACCCCGGCTGCAACTGCGATTCGCCGTGCCGCGACTTTGTCGCCGAGCGCCGCCATCACCTCCGGCCGCGGCCCGACAAACACGATCTGCGCATCGGCCGCAGCCTGCGCGAACTCGGGACGCTCGGAGAGAAATCCGTAGCCCGGATGAATCGCGTCGGCGCCGCAATGCTTTGCGGCCGCGATTATCGCCGCGATGTCGAGGTAGCTCTTTGCGGGCTGGGCGGGTCCGATCGCAATTGCCTCGTCAGCCGCGCCGACGTGTGCGCTTTTCGCGTCCGCCGCCGAATAGACAGCCACGGTTTTCAGGCCGAACAGGCGCGCACTGCGGATGATCCGAAGCGCGATTTCGCCGCGATTGGCGACCAGCAGTTTTGTGAGCCGGCGTTCCATCGATTCGTCGAAAAAACTAGCACAAGCCGTAT
Coding sequences within:
- a CDS encoding TVP38/TMEM64 family protein, which gives rise to MTTASSPAPGFLRPKILLIAAAAIAILYGAHRIGAGPWLTNALDWIAGLGALAPVAFIAIYIAACVALLPGSILTIGAGVIFGVVRGSIYVSIAATLGATAAFLVGRYLARDWVSARLEGNAKFKAIDEAVGVEGWKIVVLTRLSPVFPFNLLNYAYGLTRVTLCDYFFASWAGMIPGTILYVYIGSLSGDLARAAGGSARRTPAGWALSAVGFIATVAVVVYATRIGARALREKT
- a CDS encoding mercuric reductase, with amino-acid sequence MESHALKHEPLDAYNLALTENLHPAAWINPEPARRYNMVVIGAGPAGLVIAAGAAILGAKVALVERDLMGGDCLNFGCVPSKALIRSARAAAAVRDAGRFGVEVPAGVRVNFQAVMERMRRLRAELSPTDSANRFRSLGVDVFIGDGRFTGPDCVEVDGRKLRFRKAAIATGARAAAIPIPGLAAAGYLTNETVFSLTELPRRIAVIGAGPIGCELAQTFARFGAQVTILEVAPQILIREDRDAAERVERAIVRDGVEIITGCRISGVELRGNEKIIATQRAGISREIIADEILIGVGRVPAVEGLNLEAAMIEYDRQNGVKVDDYLRTTNPIVYAAGDVASPYKFTHLADAHARIILRNALFFGLKRASRLTIPWCTYTDPEIAHVGLYEAEAKQRGITVATYTQELAEVDRAVLDGETDGFVKLHVRQGSDRIVGATVVASHAGEIISELTAAIAAGVGLGRLGDVIHPYPTQADAIRRAAGLYTRTRLTPLVAGLMKRWLALAR
- a CDS encoding cold shock domain-containing protein, with translation MFGTIKKVVKDKGFGFIIADDGGDEVFFHRSALSPKVYFDDLREGNEVQFDVRPGEKDRQAFNLRLR
- a CDS encoding acetyl-CoA carboxylase biotin carboxyl carrier protein subunit; this encodes MKLTRVGDSREIDAEVISRDGSTIRVRIGDRQLAAEFTANADGGGVLTIDGRRYLIFGARRKDSILVSVGPASFEFMPAEAAFRRRARGLAAPEIIAPMPGKVLKLMVRDGDLVEAGQALVVIEAMKMETTLAAESAAMVKHVRVEEGQMVDHGAVLIELSPSPASSGRESAPRVE
- a CDS encoding acetyl-CoA carboxylase biotin carboxylase subunit, which produces MERRLTKLLVANRGEIALRIIRSARLFGLKTVAVYSAADAKSAHVGAADEAIAIGPAQPAKSYLDIAAIIAAAKHCGADAIHPGYGFLSERPEFAQAAADAQIVFVGPRPEVMAALGDKVAARRIAVAAGVPVVPGIEAAEISATREFAALVGYPLVVKAAAGGGGRGMRVVAQAAQLESALGAAAREAAAAFGDGRIFVEKYLAYPRHIEIQFLGDDHGAVAAFGERDCSIQRRHQKIIEESPAPGLTDQMRAKIIDAALKLARAARYTNAGTAEFLVEGDNFYFLEVNARLQVEHPVTEMRFGCDLVCEQLRIASGGKAPVPAAPRGAAIECRINAEDPEHDFRPATGTVLHLSVPGGPGVRFDSHLARGAEVTPWYDGLLGKLICYGANREEARGRLVNALDEFALLGVTNNAAYLRDIVASGQFRDAKLSTRFIDSFFSGWEIGKSEIDAAIVAAAITGGGAMGDIPSDGAALPAGAERRSPWDDLKNFELWGSRR